The DNA region TGGCCTTTGCTGAACTGAGTATGTGACCATATGTGGATAGGGATGTCTCATTTGAACTCTGGGCGGTTATTATGTTGGCTGAATCACCTTCCAATATGAATGAAGTGTACCCAAGGTCTTGTGCAAAGGACAATGCTCTGGCTGCAACCATTGCTTCTGCAATGTCTGGAGAAAAAGGCATGCTCGCTTGTTCGGATAGTGATGCTATTGCTTGCCCATTACAGTCTCGGATAATTACTCCTAAGCCAGCTTTCCCTATGTCTTTGAATAATGCACCGCCAAAATTTACCTTGACCCTTCCTAATGGAGGAGGAGACCACTTGACCGAGGCTGGGCGGTTGTGATGGATCTGTTTAGGGCGTCCGAGATAGCTTGGTGGAATGTGGCTAGAGCCTCTGAAGCGGCATGGAATACTTGCGACAATGGGTACTCTTTGGATGAGGTACGGACCTGGTTTCGACGGTGCCTAATGGTCCACATAACCATAGCCATTAACTCTACATTCTTCTGCTCCTCATGTGTGAAAGCAAGCACTTCTCAAATTGATGGGAAGGTTTTTGCTTGCCTGAAATCAAGGGAAGGGATGGAATCCCATATCTGTGCAAGCTTAGTACAGCCCCATAATGCATGAGCCCCATAATGCATGATATGTGTCTTCCATCTCCACCTTGCAAAGTTCACGTGTCCTCATTCAATATATGTCTCCGTCTCAGGTTGTATTTGGTAGGAATGGCGTTTAGGCAGGCCCTCCACAGGAAATTATGAACCTTGCTTAGGATAGAGAGGCCCCATATCATCTTCCACAATCCATTATTGTTGGGAGTATGGCTTATATGTTGGCTTCTACACTGCTTTGTTGCTAGGAACTTTGAACCAGACTTCACTGTGTAGCAACCTGAAGGAGTAAACGGCCAGATCACCTCGTCCTCTACCTTATTCATACAGATAGGAATACTTGCAATTAACTTTGCCTCATGTGGAATAAATAACCCCTGCAGTAGATTTCTATTCCACTTATGTGTAGTTGGGTCAATGAGGTCTGATACCCTCATGTCTTCAAAGCCTTGTAGCACTTGTGAGCTGATCCGAGGCTGAGTCAGGGAGGGCAGCCATGCATCATTCCACACACTTATCTTCTCTCCACAACCAACCCTCCATTGTACACCCTTTAGTAATAAATCCCGTCCTTTTAGTATACTCTTCCATGCATAAGAACCGGGGTTAGAGTATTGGGCTTCCAAAATGGAACAATGGGGAAAAACTCCGCTTTGAATACTCTATAGAATAAGGTTTATGGTGTAATAATCTCTATGCCTGCTTTGCCAAAAGTGCTTCATTAAAATTAGCTAGGTCCCTAAAATCCATGTCCCCCTCGGATTTAGGTTTACAAAGAGTGTCCCATTTCACCCAATATACTTTTCTTCTATCTCCTTTTTGCCTCCTCCAAAATTTCCTAGTGAGACTCTCAATGTCACAAAGTCCTAAGGGGAGCTTGAAACAACTCATTGTGTAAGTTAGTATTGCTTGGACCACTGCCTTGATAAGAATTTCCCTTCCTGCCTGTGACAAAAGTTTCTCCTTCCATCCCTGAAGTTTTTTCCACACCCTCTCCTTTATGAAGTAAAAGCTGGCCTTCTTGTGTCTTCCTATTAGTGATGGTAgtcccaaatatttttcatattgcacAATCTCAGGTACCTCCAGTGTGATTTTGATGTGGTTCTTGATTTCATCAGGAGTGGATTTACTGAAGAAGAtggtggttttgtttttgttgatttgttgaCCAGAGCATTTGCCATATGTTTCAAGGATGTTCATAATCTGTTGGCATTCCTGAATTGAGGCTCTGCAAAACAGTAAGTTATCATCTGCAAAAAGGAGATGAGTTATTCTTGGGCTATTTCTACAAAGAGAATAACCCTTGATTTCGCCTTGTGTTGCCGCCTTATTAGTGAGGCCATGTAAGCCTTCAGTGCACAACAAGAATAGGAATGACGATAGTGGGTCTCCTTGATGTATACCTCTGGAAGGTTTGAACATCCCTTTAGGTTCTCCATTCACAAGTATAGAATAGGTGACTGTTCAGACACACAACATCAACAGATTAATCCATTTTTCAATGAATTCCAAccttttcataacaaattcaaGGTAGGGCCACTCCACCCTATCGTAGGTTTTGATCATGTCTAATTTAATTGTCATGTAATTCTCTTTTCCACCATGTTTCTGCATACTATGGAGAGACTTAAAAGCaaccaaaatattataaaaaataagcctACTTTTTGTAAAGGCACTTTGATTTTTAGTAATAatatttggtaaaaaattttTAGTCTATTTGCCAAGACtttggagaaaattttataaagcaCATTGTAGAAACTTATGGGTCTAAAATCTGAAGCATACTCAGgggatttattttttggaattagGGAAATAAAAGTATGATTCAAATTTTTAGGGAGAGTTACAGTGTTTAGAAAGTGCAATACAGTTTGTGAAACATCATTACCAAGGGTACTCCAGAAGTGTTGGTAGAACAGTGGTGGCATGCCATCCGGTCTAGGGGCTTTTAGTGGGGCCATTTTATTGATTGCCTTTTGCACCTCCAAAGCTGTGAAGTCAAGTGAGAGTTGATGGTTCATGTTAACACTTATTACTTTTTGGATTGAATTGGTTGCTTCCTCACACTGTGTTTCCATTGTCGATGTGAACAACCCCTGAAAATAGGACACTAGGATGTCAGCCACTTCATCATTGCATGTACTCCATTGACCTGTAG from Castanea sativa cultivar Marrone di Chiusa Pesio chromosome 6, ASM4071231v1 includes:
- the LOC142639445 gene encoding uncharacterized protein LOC142639445 — its product is MRVSDLIDPTTHKWNRNLLQGLFIPHEAKLIASIPICMNKVEDEVIWPFTPSGCYTVKSGSKFLATKQCRSQHISHTPNNNGLWKMIWGLSILSKAPSKPGPYLIQRVPIVASIPCRFRGSSHIPPSYLGRPKQIHHNRPASVKWSPPPLGRVKVNFGGALFKDIGKAGLGVIIRDCNGQAIASLSEQASMPFSPDIAEAMVAARALSFAQDLGYTSFILEGDSANIITAQSSNETSLSTYGHILSSAKATLGADSCVSFSHVRRSGNSIAHNLAKHARYVRGLLVWTEDVPPHLISVILTNHG